Proteins from one Esox lucius isolate fEsoLuc1 chromosome 19, fEsoLuc1.pri, whole genome shotgun sequence genomic window:
- the LOC105018653 gene encoding transcription intermediary factor 1-alpha, whose protein sequence is MHLSITQGTSPVAMAAAARRRHGNMPQRRATLLPRGYQRSMAKQVTATAPERQTPGTPRTTGPNLPGRRKLSGIEMGPGWTFLCKATTSPSHPQQPQNHPAPPSATSTLYQMEPDRRRRVHSEKNKEADGKDGTTAATLKKIRIHPEAQRILGSSCIATVRLERLRIRMDPGQSVSLSVIQPRVSLVMSELLTEDAAASPPEVVTLENQVQQTRCRQDMEQSPEGIEESSGPGPGVVEAGPTQTQDWTEPLQLQERPASTSEPAQESPELESESDSCVEPKSDSESEPEWDRGLKSGSDSNSPEKQSDPEQEPNPELKLSVDSEPKSESEENVKRDCEPDDEGGEASSVGHCVSVNESGVSEEQPGREPGPAGIDSEDFCAVCLNGGDLLCCDGCPKVYHLSCHIPPLFSFPLGDWVCTLCRSDQDPGVEYDCESVQSATEPRGAVTPYTLSSLNQRRCEKLTLLLSTHILSTPFQEPVSQLARHYYQIIKRPMDLSVIRRKLDHRNTLHYFTAEQFVDDVLLMFRNCATFNYPDSEVANAGRHLEVFFLTKLREVFPDQDFPMQTKDRADRTSVTWQNRKRRDYHRKKKKSHFLVGRSNYF, encoded by the exons ATGCATCTGTCTATCACCCAGGGAACAAGTCCAGTGGCGATGGCAGCAGCGGCCCGTAGGCGTCATGGCAACATGCCCCAAAGACGGGCAACTTTATTGCCACGGGGATACCAGCGCTCCATGGCCAAACAGGTGACAGCGACAgccccagagagacagacccctGGGACACCCAGGACTACCGGCCCAAACCTG CCTGGAAGGCGTAAGCTCAGTGGGATAGAAATGGGGCCAGGTTGGACGTTTCTCTGCAAAGCCACGACGTCACCCTCACACCCTCAGCAGCCACAAAACCACCCTGCCCCGCCCAGCGCTACTTCCACACTCTACCAGATGGAGCCGGACAGACGAA GAAGGGTCCATAGTGAGAAGAACAAAGAAGCTGATGGAAAAGATGGAACCACAGCAGCTACACTTAAAAAAATCCG AATCCACCCAGAGGCACAGAGGATTCTGGGTAGTTCCTGTATAGCCACAGTGCGTCTGGAGCGTCTGAGGATCAGAATGGACCCAGGACAGTCCGTTTCTTTGTCAGTGATTCAGCCCCGGGTGTCTTTGGTGATGTCAGAGCTGCTGACCGAGGATGCTGCAGCCTCTCCGCCGGAGGTCGTGACCCTGGAGAATCAAGTCCAACAG ACAAGGTGCAGGCAGGATATGGAACAGAGTCCAGAGGGCATAGAAGAATCATCCGGGCCAGGCCCAGGGGTAGTGGAGGCGGggccaacacaaacacaggactGGACTGAACCGCTACAGCTACAGGAGAGACCTGCATCAACATCAGAACCAGCACAAGAGTCCCCAGAACTGGAGTCAGAATCTGATTCCTGTGTTGAACCTAAATCCGATTCAGAGTCCGAGCCTGAATGGGATCGAGGTCTGAAATCCGGATCTGATTCAAATTCACCAGAAAAACAGTCAGACCCGGAGCAAGAACCAAATCCAGAACTGAAGCTCTCAGTGGACTCGGAACCAAAGTCTGAATCAGAGGAAAATGTGAAACGTGATTGTGAACCAGATGATGAGGGAGGTGAAGCTTCCAGTGTGGGTCACTGCGTATCCGTTAATGAGTCTGGAGTGTCAGAGGAGCAGCCTGGAAGGGAGCCAGGGCCTGCAGGGATAGACAGTGAGGATTTCTGCGCTGTGTGTTTGAACGGGGGCGACCTGCTGTGCTGTGATGGCTGCCCCAAGGTCTACCACCTATCCTGTCACATACCGCCCCTGTTCAGCTTCCCACT GGGTGACTGGGTTTGCACGTTGTGTCGGAGTGACCAAGACCCCGGAGTGGAGTACGACTGTGAGAGCGTGCAGTCCGCCACAGAACCGCGTGGGGCCGTCACACCATACACACTGTCCAGCCTGAACCAGAGA AGGTGCGAGAAGCTGACTCTTCTGCTGTCCACTCACATTCTCAGCACCCCCTTCCAGGAGCCTGTCAGCCAACTG GCTCGTCATTACTACCAGATTATTAAGAGGCCCATGGACCTGTCAGTCATCAGGAGGAAGCTGGACCACAGGAACACACTCCACTACTTCACAGCTGAGCAGTTTGTGGACGATGTCCTGCTCATGTTCAGGAACTGTGCAACGTTCAATTAT CCTGACTCAGAGGTTGCCAACGCAGGTCGTCACCTGGAGGTCTTTTTCCTGACCAAGCTGAGGGAAGTGTTTCCAGATCAAGACTTCCCTATGCAGACCAAGGACAGGGCGGATAGGACCAGTGTCACCTGGCAGAACAGGAAAAGGAGGGACTACcacaggaagaagaagaagagtcACTTTCTTGTTGGGAGAAGTAATTACTTCTGA